A window of the Pseudoliparis swirei isolate HS2019 ecotype Mariana Trench chromosome 13, NWPU_hadal_v1, whole genome shotgun sequence genome harbors these coding sequences:
- the ghdc gene encoding GH3 domain-containing protein: MAFSWVIVAVVSLVLATIGYILVRPPSLPSVLGGVVGACSLAAMALTWRDVSSRMKSESRTWSGVLSQYVAGKRVGWLGGRQRKKLEADTLDVKRVQEQTLLMRLRKHANTCYGKQYDFNSIKDSVGFRARHPITTYEHYRELIGRIAAGEEKVIIAEKPLILAMTSGTSGASAMLLGTKDTNAEFFLQGVTVALDAMRRAFPATDSLQRTTKFFYSPTFRQSEAGIPIGPNSSTPASSRHTLNLYTTPAAAFEVPSEHDTLYLHLLFALKDPSVGTLESNFASTVFYALSTLQDRWQELVDDIDLGKVSSSLALESKVRSRLEALMKPDPERAAQLRAHFQDGFRGIAKRLWPHLHLVLAVDSGSNQIYGEMLRENYCRGVSFYSPFYAATEGLIGVNLWPREPTRRYVLCPRSMFCEFLPENSLEEETPHTLLMEEVKEGENYELVITNASGLFRYRIGDIVKVVGFHNQCPIVEFQYRRGQMLSVRGEKVSEALFLNALKKAVAQWPGARLIDYCCAESGIMGDSIGGSDPHYQVFIELKGVRNLTEEQRYKLDNCLQRDSAVYKSFRAKGSIGPMRVQLVAEGAFRELRQRMMAISNTSSNTFKMHRVLRRKEYGDFLLGKTVS; encoded by the exons ATGGCTTTCTCCTGGGTTATCGTTGCGGTTGTATCGCTTGTTCTCGCCACGATTGGGTACATCCTGG TGAGGCCGCCTTCACTGCCCTCCGTCCTCGGCGGCGTGGTCGGCGCGTGCTCGCTGGCCGCGATGGCGCTCACCTGGAGGGACGTGAGCTCCAGGATGAAGAGCGAGAGCCGGACGTGGAGCGGCGTGCTGAGCCAGTACGTGGCGGGGAAGAGAGTGGGCTGGCTGGGCGGGCGGCAGAGGAAGAAGCTCGAAGCCGATACTCTCGACGTGAAACGAGTCCAGGAGCAGACGCTGCTGATGCGCCTGCGCAAACATGCAAACACGTGTTATGGAAAACAGTACGACTTCAACTCAATTAAAG ACAGTGTTGGCTTCCGGGCGCGTCACCCCATCACCACATACGAGCACTACCGCGAGCTCATCGGACGCATCGcggcaggagaggagaaggtgaTCATTGCAGAGAAGCCGCTGATCCTGGCCATGACATCTGGGACGTCGGGAGCCAGCGCCATGCTGCTCGGCACCAAGGACACCAACGCTGAGTTCTTCCTGCAG GGCGTGACTGTGGCTTTGGATGCCATGAGAAGAGCATTTCCTGCGACGGACAGCCTTCAGCGCACCACCAAGTTCTTCTACTCGCCGACTTTTCGTCAGTCTGAGGCCGGTATTCCCATCGGACCGAACTCCTCCACACCAGCCTCCTCTCGCCACACGCTTAACCTTTACACCACCCCAGCGGCCGCCTTTGAG GTTCCCAGTGAGCATGACACCCTCTACTTGCATCTGCTGTTTGCTCTCAAAGATCCCAGTGTGGGAACACTGGAGTCCAACTTTGCTTCCACAGTCTTCTATGCTCTCAGTACTTTACAG GATCGCTGGCAGGAGCTTGTTGACGACATTGACCTTGGGAAGGTGAGCAGCTCCCTGGCTCTGGAGAGCAAAGTAAGATCCAGACTCGAGGCTCTGATGAAGCCGGACCCAGAGAGGGCCGCTCAGCTCCGGGCCCACTTCCAGGATGGTTTCCGTGGGATCGCCAAGCGGCTGTGGCCTCATCTCCACCTGGTGCTGGCAGTAGACTCAGGCTCCAATCAGATCTACGGGGAAATGTTGAGAGAGAACTACTGCCGGGGGGTGTCTTTCTATTCACCTTTCTACGCTGCTACCGAAG GTCTGATAGGGGTGAACCTGTGGCCTCGGGAGCCAACCAGACGCTACGTGCTGTGTCCTCGCTCAATGTTCTGCGAGTTCCTGCCGGAGaacagcctggaggaggagacgcctcACACgctgctgatggaggaggtgaaggagggagaaaaCTATGAGCTCGTTATCACAAACGCTTCAGGACTCTTCAG ATATCGCATCGGAGACATCGTGAAAGTAGTTGGATTCCACAACCAGTGTCCCATTGTTGAGTTTCAGTACAG ACGGGGTCAGATGTTGAGCGTTCGAGGGGAGAAAGTGTCCGAGGCGTTGTTCCTTAATGCTCTGAAGAAAGCGGTTGCTCAGTGGCCGGGAGCTCGGCTCATTGACTACTGCTGCGCTGAGAGTGGCATCATGG GAGATTCAATCGGCGGCTCAGATCCTCATTACCAGGTCTTTATAGAGCTGAAAGGTGTGAGAAACCTCACAGAGGAACAACGATACAAG tTGGACAACTGCCTCCAGCGGGACTCCGCTGTCTACAAGTCCTTTCGTGCCAAAGGCAGCATCGGACCAATGAGGGTGCAGCTGGTGGCGGAGGGTGCTTTCCGTGAACTTCGTCAACGCATGATGGCCATCTCGAACACCTCGTCCAACACCTTCAAAATGCACCGAGTGCTGCGCAGGAAGGAATACGGCGACTTCCTTTTGGGGAAAACCGTTTCCTAA